One part of the Xiphophorus hellerii strain 12219 chromosome 17, Xiphophorus_hellerii-4.1, whole genome shotgun sequence genome encodes these proteins:
- the LOC116736825 gene encoding sodium-coupled neutral amino acid transporter 2-like has protein sequence MTDAPRTDDSSRSNSEDSPSPNRPLHGQNPDLDAESQTFLPKHNAGKNASVSMSVFNLGNAIMGSGVLGLSLAMANTGIALFV, from the exons ATGACAGACGCTCCTCGAACAGACGACAGCAGCAGGTCCAACAGCGAGGACTCTCCGTCCCCTAACCGTCCTCTCCACGG gcaaaaccctgatttagacgCAGAGAGTCAAACCTTCCTGCCTAAACATAACGCAGGCAAAAA TGCCTCCGTCAGCATGTCCGTCTTCAACCTGGGCAATGCCATCATGGGCAGCGGCGTCCTGGGTCTGTCCCTCGCCATGGCCAACACCGGCATCGCCCTGTTTGTGTAA
- the scaf11 gene encoding protein SCAF11: protein MTGAGSGGQGASDGADGEEPEKCPVCLGALAGGELAMPDSCCHVFCLRCLLTWAQMSSSCPVDRRPFTNVYRWDGHLGLVQIPVRRQTTQIESDICCCRKPEQKVCLINKPARRLRQQKTERKSDVKTRGLVRKCNDEEPSSLNRKKVRGTECCTWSPPPCVSVTTPTQDVADPVWLAQHLAYDTGITQCKLQAQRCPWLSSAAPIPADGPPRRRFPGWNSSSPFGLISSPFIPSASFSSSNFVFQGVVCAVTCPKGGEKRGSRSSTSKAPTKEPESLPSRRSRRNTKSQEESQSDSKSPAQASLSDSDSSAGQSSKLSKPSPAPTKRKGKRVTNRKASGKRKATRKNSSSPAVSEEEEDGDDNIEKEEQENATIEDIDMNNSDQLQTAEKSLQEESNGCNSADEEVDTSSANGVKQNKEVTQEESCEKQQEEAAGEEKNDLSYFTDSTQNSPVSTYEESHSQKDEPVSPVSSADREFDERTLQSPPNTQMTPVEDQVSLQSEENTDLDDKMEVCESIEASIPEESSNELKEEMCRDLKESDCPADRESDKNIADEDANTSEDSVGMPESQEYSEVQSSIEQAKEDPTPNEDIVAKEEDSTIQEKGIMKEDSGTLEEAITKENAMVIEKTIVEKDSTTQEGALTKEDFVAQEEGTTKEKSPFKEEAITKENDSPKNDVKSNSDSTQSYFCTNKDDTNVVPMDCSSPTSEPGSSSLQEPASDKDYNTDIVTPATAPETQVSKNASSKAQRERERSQERKNGKQRRSRFHSPSSKWSPRRESRRESSRRSRSRERDDMSSSRSSRARSRDRDRERDGERDYFRRDRSRERRRRRSRSRSRSRSRSRSRSRSRSRSRTRSYRRGTSPERATSREQSPQRKERRGGWKTGHSGSSGYESRRYQGGSGRFENGVSLESSHDRQTWSENPDWVTEKTRGDAEDKSRDSGFSSGSKWEDQRRGGGNEGESRGRGARGGFDRSRGTGRGGGNRSFYSQQDEMPDTRWQPRNNFSGTGNNSGNDSYSRFNENRGGSRKKEPEPGDSMIDRSGWSSASSWAVRRTLPADVQDYYSKRERGGAGTWNRQEEEQQAPAPPDPPKSDPTPPNPQVIPSNAPVAVLSVLPPPPPPQLGVLHHPYPLQRPLSVSLQPAAPYPLPPQVPIHLHPAVPLLQVPTVAAQGLPPPPPPPPPMQAAGQTVAVAAQSDGHTAQMVSTVVGYSKPALLPTSTKVGVATASQVQPAPSQALPSSTTQTGQHSKAQADSSKKEKKQQIQEKAVNEVKTAIKPFYQRKEITKEEYKEIVRKAVEKVCHSKSGEVNSSKVANLVKAYVDKYKHARKK, encoded by the exons ATGACTGGAGCTGGAAGTG GGGGCCAGGGCGCGTCGGACGGGGCCGACGGCGAGGAGCCAGAGAAGTGTCCGGTCTGCCTGGGCGCGCTGGCCGGAGGAGAGCTCGCCATGCCGGACAGCTGCTGCCATGTTTTCTGCCTCAGATGCCTCCTCACATGGGCACAG ATGTCTTCCTCGTGCCCTGTGGATAGAAGACCATTCACTAATGTTTACAGATGGGACGGCCACCTCGGCCTCGTGCAG attcctGTAAGGAGGCAAACAACTCAAATAGAATCTGACATTTGCTGCTGTCGAAAACCCGAACAGAAAGTCTGTCTCAT AAACAAGCCTGCTAGGAGATTACGGCAGCAGAAAACGGAGAGGAAATCTGATGTCAAAACAAGAGGCCTCGTGCGCaagt GTAACGACGAGGAGCCATCTTctctaaacagaaaaaag GTGAGGGGAACAGAGTGCTGCACGTGGTCTCCGCCCCCCTGCGTCTCTGTAACGACACCAACGCAGGACGT TGCAGATCCTGTGTGGCTAGCACAGCACCTAGCATACGACACTGGAATCACACAGTGCAAGCTGCAGGCGCAACGATGCCCTTGgctctcctctgctgctcccaTTCCTGCTGACGGACCCCCAAG GCGGCGTTTTCCAGGTTGGAACAGCTCATCTCCATTTGGTCTCATCTCATCTCCCTTCATCCCCAGTGCATCGTTTAGCTCTAGTAATTTTG TATTTCAGGGTGTTGTCTGCGCTGTCACATGTCCTAAAGGAGGAGAGAAGCGGGGCAGCAGATCATCAACATCTAAAGCACCCACCAAAGAGCCAGAGTCTCTCCCCTCCAGAAGATCTAGACGCAACACTAAAAGTCAGGAAGAGAGTCAGTCAGACTCCAAATCCCCAGCACAAGCCAGTTTGTCAGACTCCGATTCATCCGCCGGCCAGTCCTCCAAGCTGAGCAAACCTTCTCCAGCGCCAACAAAAAGGAAAGGGAAACGGGTGACAAACAGAAAAGCCAGTGGCAAACGGAAAGCCACAAGAAAAAACAGCAGTAGTCCAGCAGtaagtgaggaagaggaggatggagatGACAACATTGAGAAGGAAGAACAAGAGAATGCAACTATAGAAGACATAGATATGAAcaactctgaccagctgcaGACTGCTGAAAAAAGCCTCCAAGAAGAGTCGAATGGATGCAACTCTGCTGATGAGGAAGTAGACACAAGCTCTGCGAATGGTGTTAAGCAAAACAAAGAGGTGACGCAAGAAGAATCTTGTGAAAAGCAACAAGAAGAGGCAGCTGgcgaagaaaaaaatgacttatcCTATTTTACGGACTCAACTCAGAACAGTCCAGTTTCGACCTATGAGGAAAGCCACAGCCAGAAAGATGAGCCTGTCAGCCCTGTTTCCAGCGCAGATAGAGAGTTTGATGAAAGGACTTTGCAATCTCCCCCTAACACTCAAATGACCCCAGTGGAAGACCAGGTGTCTCTTCAGAGTGAGGAGAACACAGACCTGGATGATAAGATGGAAGTGTGTGAATCAATAGAGGCATCCATACCAGAAGAGTCTTCTAATGAATTAAAGGAGGAAATGTGCAGGGATTTGAAAGAGTCCGATTGTCCTGCTGACAGAGAATCTGACAAAAACATAGCCGATGAAGATGCAAACACATCTGAGGACAGTGTTGGAATGCCTGAATCACAGGAGTATTCAGAAGTCCAGAGTTCTATAGAACAGGCAAAGGAAGATCCTACACCCAATGAAGACATTGTGGCCAAAGAGGAAGACTCTACCATCCAAGAGAAGGGCATCATGAAGGAGGACTCTGGCACCCTTGAGGAGGCCATAACCAAGGAAAACGCTATGGTCATAGAGAAAACCATAGTGGAGAAAGACTCTACAACTCAAGAGGGGGCTTTAACAAAGGAGGACTTTGTGGCCCAAGAGGAGGGCACAACCAAGGAAAAATCTCCGTTCAAAGAGGAAGCCATAACAAAAGAGAATGATTCACCAAAGAATGATGTCAAGTCCAACAGTGACTCCACGCAGAGTTACTTTTGCACAAATAAGGATGACACAAACGTTGTCCCTATGGACTGCAGCTCACCCACAAGTGAGCCTGGGAGCAGTTCCCTTCAGGAACCTGCGAGTGACAAGGATTACAATACTGACATAGTAACTCCTGCTACTGCTCCTGAAACCCAAGTCAGCAAAAATGCCAGTTCCAAGGCACAaagggagagagaaaggagCCAAGAGAGGAAGAATGGCAAGCAGCGGCGGTCTCGCTTCCACTCGCCATCCTCCAAATGGTCGCCTCGGAGAGAGTCAAGGAGGGAATCATCAAGACGCTCGCGTTCAAGAGAACGTGATGACATGTCCTCGAGTCGATCGTCCCGTGCTCgcagcagagacagagacagggaGCGGGACGGAGAGCGAGACTATTTCAGGAGGGACCGCAGCCGTGAAAGGAGGCGAAGACGATCCAGGAGTCGGTCTCGATCAAGGTCTAGATCTCGGTCCAGATCTCGGTCAAGATCTCGATCAAGAACAAGGTCTTACAGGCGAGGGACTAGCCCTGAACGGGCAACATCTAGAGAGCAGTCTCCCCAGAGGAAGGAGCGTAGAGGAGGCTGGAAGACTGGGCATAGTGGTAGCTCTGGTTACGAGAGTCGAAGATATCAAGGAGGGTCTGGCCGCTTTGAAAATGGTGTGTCTCTAGAAAGCTCTCATGACAGACAGACTTGGTCCGAGAATCCTGACTGGGTCACTGAAAAGACTCGGGGTGATGCCGAAGACAAGAGCCGCGACTCAGGGTTCAGCAGTGGTTCAAAGTGGGAAGATCAGCGAAGGGGCGGCGGAAACGAGGGAGAATCACGTGGACGGGGGGCTCGTGGAGGTTTTGATCGTAGTCGAGGCACAGGACGGGGTGGTGGCAACCGCAGCTTCTACAGCCAACAGGATGAAATGCCCGACACGCGCTGGCAGCCCAGAAACAATTTCTCAGGTACAGGCAACAATTCAGGGAACGACTCCTATAGCCGCTTCAACGAAAACCGGGGCGGCAGTCGAAAGAAGGAGCCGGAGCCAGGAGACTCCATGATCGACCGGTCAGGATGGTCCTCAGCATCCAGCTGGGCTGTGAGGAGGACGCTGCCTGCAGATGTGCAGGATTATTACTCcaagagggagagaggaggagcaGGCACCTGGAACCgacaagaggaggagcagcaggcaCCAGCACCACCAG atcCACCAAAGAGCGACCCTACTCCTCCTAACCCCCAGGTTATCCCTAGTAACGCACCGGTGGCCGTTTTGAGCGtccttcctccccctcctcctcctcagctcGGCGTCCTCCACCACCCGTACCCACTGCAGCGCCCCCTGTCGGTCAGCCTGCAGCCCGCTGCCCCCTACCCTTTGCCCCCTCAGGTGCCCATACACCTTCACCCTGCAGTGCCGCTGCTCCAGGTGCCCACCGTCGCTGCCCAGGGCCTCCCTCCTCCcccaccgccgccgccgcccaTGCAGGCCGCCGGCCAGACGGTAGCAGTCGCAGCTCAGTCTGACGGGCACACAGCTCAG ATGGTGAGTACAGTCGTCGGCTACAGCAAACCAGCCCTCCTCCCCACGTCGACCAAAGTGGGCGTGGCCACAGCGTCCCAGGTCCAGCCGGCTCCCAGCCAGGCGCTGCCGTCCTCCACCACACAGACCGGCCAGCACAGCAAGGCCCAGGCCGACAGCTCCAAAAAAGAGAAG AAACAACAGATCCAAGAGAAGGCTGTAAATGAAGTGAAGACGGCGATCAAACCGTTTTATCAAAGGAAGGAAATCACAAAGGAGGAGTACAAGGAGATCGTCCGCAAAGCAGTAGAGAAG GTCTGCCACAGCAAGAGTGGAGAGGTGAACTCCAGCAAAGTGGCCAACCTGGTGAAGGCCTATGTGGACAAATACAAACACGCCCGCAAGAAATGA